The Mycolicibacterium cosmeticum DNA window CGTGCGCCGCGGCCATCGCCGGGGCGTCGTTGACGCCGTCACCGACCACCAGCACCCGCCCGGGCAGCGCCCGGACCATGTCGACCTTGTGCTCCGGCAACAGGCCGGCATGCACCCGTTCGATGCCGACCTGGGTGGCCAGCCGCGTTGCGGCACGGTCGTTGTCACCGGTCAGCAGCACCGGGGGCCGGCCGGTCAGCTCGCGCAGCGCAGCCACGGCCCCGGCCGCACCCGGACGTACGGTGTCGGACAGGGCCAGCACCCCGGCCACCGCGCCGTCGACAACCACGACCACCGCGGTGGCACCCTGCTCCTCGAATCGCCGCACCGACGGCAGGTCCTCGGCGACCGCCGCGGGGGTGAGCACCTGCACCAGCGCCGCGCCGACGGTGGCGCGCACGCCGCGGCCCGGGATGGCCAGGAAGTCCGTGGCCGGGGGAACGGCGATGCCCTGCGCCCTGGCGGCGGCGGTCACCGCCCGCCCGAGGGGATGCTCGCTGTACTGCTCGGCCGCGGCGGCCAACCGCAGCACCCGCGTGCGGTCGAAGCCGTCGGCGGCCTCGACGGCGGTCAGTTCCGGCCGGCCCGACGTCAGCGTGCCGGTCTTGTCGAAGGCGACCACCTCGACGTCGGCCAGATGCTCCATGGCCACGGCGGATTTCACCAGCACGCCGTGCCGGCCGGCATTGGCGATCGCGGACAACAGCGGCGGCATGGTGGCCAGCACCACCGCGCACGGTGACGCCACGATCATGAAGGTCATGGCCCGCAGCAGCGCGCCGCGCAGGTCTTCCCCAAACAGCAGCGGCAGGGTGAACAGGGCCAGCGTGGCCACCACGACGATCACCGAGTAACGCTGCTCGACCTTCTCGATGAACAGCTGCGTTTTCGCCTTGGTGGCCGACGCCTCGGCGACCAGCGCGACGATCCGGGCCACCACACTGTCGGCGGGATCGCGAATCACCTTGGCCCGCAAGGCGCCGGCTCCGTTGAGGGTGCCGGCGAACACCTCGTCGCCGGCAG harbors:
- a CDS encoding heavy metal translocating P-type ATPase, yielding MTTSAAPAVARRSTMWTLPSVRWATLALALFLAGAAAQLLGAPEFVWWTAYLACYAAGGWIPARDGLLELVQRRLDVDLLMIAAAIGAAAIGQVFDGALLIVIFATSGALEDLATRRTEDSVRALLDLAPERAVRLDERGAEEVVAAADLAVGDVVLVRPGERIPADATVVDGASDVDQSSITGEPVPVPKAAGDEVFAGTLNGAGALRAKVIRDPADSVVARIVALVAEASATKAKTQLFIEKVEQRYSVIVVVATLALFTLPLLFGEDLRGALLRAMTFMIVASPCAVVLATMPPLLSAIANAGRHGVLVKSAVAMEHLADVEVVAFDKTGTLTSGRPELTAVEAADGFDRTRVLRLAAAAEQYSEHPLGRAVTAAARAQGIAVPPATDFLAIPGRGVRATVGAALVQVLTPAAVAEDLPSVRRFEEQGATAVVVVVDGAVAGVLALSDTVRPGAAGAVAALRELTGRPPVLLTGDNDRAATRLATQVGIERVHAGLLPEHKVDMVRALPGRVLVVGDGVNDAPAMAAAHASIAMGRHGADLTLQTADVVTVADDLSTIPAVVALARRARRMVVANLAIAASFITVLVIWDLFWYLPLPLGVAGHEGSTILVALNGLRLLRERAWRA